One window of the Solanum stenotomum isolate F172 chromosome 11, ASM1918654v1, whole genome shotgun sequence genome contains the following:
- the LOC125846040 gene encoding NAC domain-containing protein 41-like, whose product MALSRSKHSLGFRFHPSDKELINHLKRFMLDGIFPRPNVIKLKDVFGDLEPWQIIDGEKTCYFLTRLKKFNNSNKRFSRTVGSGTWSGQTSGIPIRDKSNRNIIIGYKRSLRYKGGVEKDQSEKWLLKEYFLPDEYIKKSKNKDIFAICRIKEKTKNDEENNNDDDDDDDVKDEDVDGLVDYLFEGNYDQVISNDNDNQLEGNYEASTSTLNNNGINPYENSSIESVLEMIEF is encoded by the coding sequence ATGGCGTTATCAAGATCTAAGCATAGTTTAGGTTTTCGATTCCATCCTAGTGATAAAGAGTTGATCAACCATCTAAAAAGATTCATGCTCGATGGAATTTTTCCACGTCCCAATGTTATCAAACTAAAGGACGTATTTGGAGACTTAGAGCCATGGCAAATTATTGATGGAGAGAAAACATGTTACTTTCTTACACGATTAAAGAAATTCAATAATTCGAACAAGAGATTCTCAAGAACAGTTGGGAGTGGGACTTGGAGTGGCCAAACAAGTGGTATTCCCATTAGAGATAAATCAAATAGAAATATTATAATTGGATATAAAAGAAGTTTGAGGTATAAAGGTGGTGTTGAAAAAGATCAAAGTGAAAAATGGCTTTTGAAGGAATATTTTTTGCCAGATGAGTATATTAAGAAAAGCAAGAACAAGGATATATTTGCCATTTGTAGAATTAAAGAGAAGACAAAAAACGATGaggaaaataataatgatgacgatgatgatgatgatgttaaGGATGAAGATGTTGATGGATTAGTGGATTATCTATTTGAAGGTAATTATGATCAAGTAATTAGCAACGATAATGACAATCAATTAGAGGGTAATTATGAAGCAAGTACAAGTACATTAAACAATAATGGAATTAATCCATATGAGAATTCAAGTATTGAGTCTGTATTGGAAATGATTGAATTTTAA
- the LOC125844978 gene encoding NAC domain-containing protein 53-like: MALSRSKHSLGFRFHPSDKELINHLKRFMLDGIFSRPDVIKIQDVFGDLEPWQIIDGEKTCYFLTRLKKFKNSNKKFSRTVGSGTWCGQTSGIPIRDKSNRNIIIGYKRSLRYESGIEKDQSEKWLLKEYFLPDEYIKKNKNKDIFVICRIKEKKKEEENNNNDVKDEDVDGLVDHLFGGNYDQVISNDKDNQLEGNYI, encoded by the coding sequence ATGGCATTATCAAGATCTAAGCATAGTTTAGGTTTTCGATTTCATCCTAGCGATAAAGAGTTGATCAACCATCTAAAAAGATTCATGCTCGATGGAATTTTTTCACGTCCGGATGTTATCAAAATACAAGACGTATTTGGAGACTTAGAGCCATGGCAAATTATCGATGGAgagaaaacatgttattttcttaCACGATTaaagaaattcaagaattcGAACAAGAAATTCTCAAGAACAGTTGGAAGTGGGACTTGGTGTGGCCAAACAAGTGGTATTCCCATTAGAGATAAATCAAATAGGAATATTATAATTGGATATAAGAGAAGTTTGAGGTATGAAAGTGGTATTGAAAAAGATCAAAGTGAAAAATGGCTCTTGAAGGAATATTTTTTGCCAGATGAGTAtattaagaaaaacaagaacaagGATATATTCGTCATTTGTAGaattaaagagaagaaaaaagaagaggaaaataataataatgatgttAAGGATGAAGATGTTGATGGATTAGTGGATCATCTATTTGGAGGTAATTATGATCAAGTAATTAGCAACGATAAGGACAATCAATTAGAGGGTAATTATATATGA